A single Streptomyces sp. 2114.4 DNA region contains:
- a CDS encoding glycosyltransferase codes for MSALDYVTCPAREQGHQVTLHAPLMFRREARRRGVEFRVAGTNWTCDPGVQQAASEVWQRYGNASFNRYVFGHLWPEQAEAKVHDLLTSWTQEPPDLVIAECSDLGAHLAARALQLPLLAADNGLGPVLLNLWDTRIAPVLLPLYKQHEQDTPTLPPMLTPAPVHWFYETPPPSARAVRRTVADFRTVLPECRASSFRPSRPLVYVSLGTLTTAMPGLRVTVENVYKEIMAALRAIDCDAIVSAGALAQHLASANPHIKVVEHVPQPALLHRADLFVTHGGRASLLDAVQGATPVLGLGVLADQPDNAAAFSRRGLGRALDITASRGEIADALTELLGTSRYGAAMSAAGSELRQLPPLDLTEIRDSL; via the coding sequence GTGTCCGCGCTGGACTACGTCACCTGCCCGGCCCGGGAGCAGGGCCACCAGGTCACGCTCCATGCTCCCCTCATGTTCCGCCGCGAAGCCCGGCGGCGCGGGGTGGAGTTCCGTGTCGCCGGTACGAACTGGACGTGCGATCCCGGCGTCCAACAGGCGGCGAGCGAGGTCTGGCAGAGGTACGGAAACGCCTCCTTCAACCGGTACGTCTTCGGCCACCTCTGGCCCGAGCAGGCCGAGGCGAAGGTCCATGACCTGCTCACCTCGTGGACACAGGAGCCGCCCGATCTGGTGATCGCCGAGTGCAGCGACCTCGGTGCGCACCTCGCGGCCAGGGCCTTGCAACTGCCCCTGCTCGCAGCGGACAACGGCCTCGGGCCGGTGCTCCTGAATCTCTGGGACACCCGGATCGCGCCCGTGCTGCTTCCCCTCTACAAGCAGCACGAGCAGGACACCCCCACGCTCCCCCCGATGCTCACCCCCGCACCGGTCCACTGGTTCTACGAGACGCCCCCGCCCTCGGCGCGCGCGGTCCGACGCACCGTCGCGGACTTCCGCACCGTCCTCCCTGAGTGTCGGGCCTCCTCCTTCCGACCGTCGCGCCCGCTCGTCTACGTGAGCCTCGGCACCCTGACCACCGCGATGCCCGGCCTGCGCGTCACCGTCGAGAACGTATACAAGGAGATCATGGCCGCACTCCGTGCAATCGACTGCGACGCCATCGTGTCCGCGGGAGCTCTCGCGCAGCACCTGGCGAGCGCGAACCCTCACATCAAGGTCGTCGAACACGTCCCACAGCCCGCCCTGCTGCACCGGGCCGACCTGTTCGTGACGCACGGAGGCAGAGCGTCCCTGCTCGACGCGGTGCAGGGGGCAACGCCCGTCCTGGGGCTGGGTGTTCTCGCCGATCAGCCCGACAACGCCGCCGCGTTCTCCCGCCGTGGCCTGGGTCGGGCGCTGGACATCACGGCGAGCCGCGGCGAGATCGCCGACGCCCTGACGGAGCTCCTGGGCACCTCGCGCTACGGCGCCGCCATGAGCGCGGCCGGGTCCGAGCTGCGTCAGCTGCCGCCCCTGGACCTCACGGAAATACGGGACAGTCTCTAG
- a CDS encoding FABP family protein — protein sequence MLAPVVGLLGTWAGQGRGEYPTLDEQFTYAQEVTFSHDGRPFLHYEARAWLLDPDGTPLRPSARESGWWRLQPEGRVEALITQPTGIAEISVGRADGSTVDLSTHEVALTPTAKEVTATRRRYTLTDKDTLTFVHDLAAVGRPLQHHLSAQLRRRG from the coding sequence CTGCTCGCTCCGGTGGTCGGGCTCCTGGGCACCTGGGCCGGACAGGGACGCGGCGAGTACCCGACGCTCGACGAGCAGTTCACCTACGCGCAGGAAGTCACCTTCAGCCATGACGGGCGTCCCTTCCTCCACTACGAGGCACGTGCCTGGCTGCTCGACCCGGACGGCACCCCGCTGCGCCCGTCGGCCAGGGAGAGCGGCTGGTGGCGGCTGCAGCCTGAAGGGCGGGTGGAAGCACTGATCACCCAGCCCACCGGCATCGCGGAGATCTCGGTCGGCCGCGCCGACGGCAGTACGGTCGACCTCTCCACCCACGAGGTGGCTCTCACCCCCACCGCCAAGGAGGTCACCGCCACCCGCCGCCGCTACACACTCACCGACAAGGACACCCTCACCTTCGTCCACGACCTCGCAGCGGTCGGCCGGCCGCTGCAACACCACCTGTCCGCGCAGCTTCGACGGCGGGGCTGA
- a CDS encoding GNAT family N-acetyltransferase encodes MNRKVHRAHRAGSRRTRTAYGREHGWASGPGRRPESREAGLVPESDTVLVHDRAGCLAARARVDRRSAVDVHPEHRGRGLGAGLLDWAQARARQAGVDGIVQTVPDADSGAVALLRSRGYEPLVTAWLLEFAMPVEPSVPQPPTGVVVRPFRVGDGPATHVLVQDAFDEWTHSDTGALDLYLRVGMTVRHSSTVFRKDLRAWLGCPRNQPRQPRPRSTPHVRPRTEAPVPRRPSTGRSTGAARPARSGGRAPGHLGRTGTRRVPDARRAVHLRAGSHLQP; translated from the coding sequence GTGAACCGTAAGGTGCACAGGGCGCATCGTGCGGGATCCAGGCGGACGCGGACGGCTTACGGCCGGGAACACGGGTGGGCGAGCGGGCCCGGCCGCCGGCCCGAATCTCGCGAGGCCGGGCTGGTGCCGGAGTCGGACACCGTGCTCGTCCATGACCGGGCCGGGTGTCTGGCTGCCCGCGCCCGGGTGGACCGGCGCTCCGCGGTCGACGTGCACCCGGAGCACCGGGGCCGGGGCCTGGGCGCGGGGCTTCTCGACTGGGCGCAGGCGCGGGCGCGGCAGGCCGGTGTGGACGGCATCGTGCAGACCGTGCCGGACGCGGATTCCGGAGCCGTCGCGCTGTTGCGCTCGCGCGGGTACGAGCCGCTGGTGACGGCCTGGCTGCTGGAGTTCGCCATGCCGGTCGAGCCCTCGGTGCCCCAGCCGCCGACGGGCGTGGTGGTACGGCCCTTCCGCGTCGGCGACGGGCCCGCCACGCACGTCCTCGTCCAGGACGCGTTCGACGAGTGGACACACTCGGACACCGGCGCGCTCGACCTGTATCTACGGGTGGGCATGACGGTCCGGCACAGCTCCACGGTCTTCCGCAAAGACCTGCGTGCCTGGCTAGGCTGCCCCCGGAACCAGCCTCGACAGCCTCGGCCCAGGAGCACCCCACATGTTCGACCACGCACAGAAGCCCCCGTACCCCGACGCCCTTCGACCGGACGAAGCACCGGCGCCGCACGCCCTGCTCGCTCCGGTGGTCGGGCTCCTGGGCACCTGGGCCGGACAGGGACGCGGCGAGTACCCGACGCTCGACGAGCAGTTCACCTACGCGCAGGAAGTCACCTTCAGCCATGA
- a CDS encoding MFS transporter: MMCAAAAEGGGAVPAPERAPESGRQPLAPLLAVCAGYFMVILDVTIINVAVPVVGRELSASLTGIQWITDGYTLVFAGFLLTGGALGDRLGNRRVFCTGVAVFTGSSAACALAPSAPFLIVARLVEGLGAALIVPGSLALLQQAYPAAAARSRAFGLWGSMAGIAASAGPLLGGLLVSTAGWRWVFLINLPVGLACLVLTLRQVAPSPRRAGRVLDWPAQGLVVAAVALLTAALNEAGRRGWSDPAVLAGLGLSATAVAALVARERLARSPALPPRLLRSRAMSGGALIGLLFNFGFYGMVFTASLDFQHQRGYSALGTGAALFPAVAMTMFASVLSGRLTRTTGDRPLVVCGMLLAALGLAGWAAAGAAPAYPLLVLPMMAAGFGTSFALTGSTSTVMGAAPEAYTGTASALFNTTRQIGSATGVALGGTLLATAADYNAGTRLSMAIGALAYLAAAGLAWRCVPAKPGKSQRSKGHARLRRSR, from the coding sequence ATGATGTGCGCGGCGGCAGCCGAGGGCGGCGGGGCCGTGCCTGCTCCGGAGCGGGCCCCGGAGTCCGGGCGGCAGCCCTTGGCGCCCCTGCTGGCGGTGTGCGCCGGGTATTTCATGGTGATCCTGGACGTGACGATCATCAACGTCGCCGTGCCGGTGGTAGGCCGGGAGCTGTCGGCCTCGCTCACCGGCATTCAGTGGATCACCGACGGGTACACCCTGGTTTTCGCCGGGTTTCTGCTGACCGGCGGGGCGCTGGGCGACCGGCTGGGGAACCGTCGCGTCTTCTGCACGGGCGTGGCCGTGTTCACCGGGTCCTCGGCCGCGTGCGCGCTCGCGCCGAGTGCCCCGTTCCTGATTGTCGCCCGGCTGGTGGAAGGGCTCGGCGCGGCGCTGATCGTGCCCGGTTCCCTGGCACTGCTCCAGCAGGCCTACCCGGCAGCCGCCGCACGCTCACGGGCCTTCGGGCTATGGGGGTCGATGGCGGGTATCGCGGCGTCCGCCGGGCCGTTGCTGGGTGGACTGCTGGTCTCCACCGCGGGCTGGCGATGGGTATTCCTGATCAATCTGCCCGTTGGCCTGGCCTGTCTGGTACTGACGCTGCGGCAGGTGGCACCCTCGCCCCGCCGCGCCGGCCGGGTCCTGGACTGGCCGGCGCAAGGCCTCGTCGTGGCGGCGGTGGCACTGCTGACGGCCGCCCTCAACGAGGCCGGACGTCGTGGCTGGTCCGACCCGGCCGTTCTCGCGGGGCTGGGCCTGTCCGCCACGGCGGTCGCGGCACTGGTGGCGCGCGAGCGGCTGGCCCGGTCTCCCGCCCTGCCGCCGCGCCTGCTGCGGTCTCGTGCGATGAGCGGCGGAGCCCTGATCGGCCTGCTGTTCAACTTCGGTTTCTACGGCATGGTGTTCACCGCCAGCCTGGATTTCCAGCACCAGCGCGGCTACAGCGCCCTCGGCACCGGCGCTGCCCTCTTCCCGGCCGTGGCGATGACCATGTTCGCCTCCGTCCTGTCCGGGCGGCTGACCCGCACCACGGGCGATCGTCCGCTGGTGGTCTGCGGCATGCTTCTGGCGGCCCTGGGGCTGGCGGGCTGGGCCGCGGCGGGAGCCGCCCCGGCCTACCCGCTGCTGGTGCTCCCGATGATGGCCGCGGGCTTCGGCACCTCCTTCGCCCTCACCGGCTCGACCTCCACCGTGATGGGCGCCGCGCCTGAGGCGTACACGGGAACCGCCTCCGCGCTGTTCAACACCACCCGCCAGATCGGCAGCGCCACCGGGGTTGCACTCGGCGGCACCTTGCTCGCCACCGCCGCCGACTACAACGCGGGAACACGCCTGAGCATGGCCATTGGCGCGCTCGCCTACCTGGCCGCCGCAGGCCTCGCGTGGCGGTGCGTACCGGCAAAGCCCGGAAAGTCCCAGAGGAGCAAAGGGCATGCCCGGCTGCGTCGGAGCCGGTAG
- a CDS encoding MarR family winged helix-turn-helix transcriptional regulator, whose product MAEREAPARDVNDVDAVTRAVLTASRLLVAVSARSLAAVEERVTLPQFRMLMVLSTRGATKLVVLAELLQVAPSTAMRMVDRLITAGLADRQITPGNRRETLLTLTEEGRRTVEDVTRRRRAEISEIVERLAPGERAALIKALTALNEAGGEPPAHDLELHPLGWTDASTQRAD is encoded by the coding sequence ATGGCCGAGCGTGAAGCCCCTGCGCGGGACGTGAATGATGTGGACGCGGTGACCCGTGCGGTGCTCACGGCGTCGAGACTGCTGGTCGCGGTGTCCGCCCGTTCGCTTGCGGCGGTCGAGGAGCGCGTGACGCTGCCGCAGTTCCGGATGCTGATGGTTCTCTCCACGCGTGGAGCCACCAAATTGGTCGTCCTCGCGGAACTGCTCCAGGTTGCCCCTTCGACCGCGATGCGCATGGTGGACCGGCTCATCACGGCCGGCCTGGCAGACCGGCAGATCACCCCCGGCAATCGTCGCGAGACCTTGCTGACGCTCACGGAGGAGGGGCGTCGCACCGTTGAGGATGTCACTCGCCGACGCCGCGCCGAGATCAGTGAGATCGTCGAACGGCTGGCCCCCGGTGAGCGGGCCGCTCTCATCAAGGCGTTGACCGCTCTTAACGAGGCGGGTGGTGAGCCGCCCGCGCATGATCTGGAGCTGCATCCGCTGGGGTGGACCGACGCCTCGACGCAGCGCGCTGACTGA
- a CDS encoding SDR family oxidoreductase, translating into MRNINGSTVLLTGASGGIGNALARALAARGAHLVVTGRRADALQQLETSLGARPLVADLSDREAVEDLAERAGPVDILIANAALPASGPLLDYTPRQIDRSLEVNLRAPLLLARLLAPHMVAAGRGHLVMIGSISGRTSSPSTSLYSAAKFGLRGFAHALRQDLHGTGVGVSLVQPGFVRDAGMFADTGATPPAGIRTVSPEQVAAGALKAIERNRAEVNVAPLELRLGSAIGGLFPTLAAAAQRRASPASLVQQIAQAQRHQR; encoded by the coding sequence GTGCGGAACATCAATGGCTCGACCGTTCTGCTGACCGGCGCCAGCGGAGGCATCGGCAATGCGCTGGCCCGGGCCCTCGCGGCCAGAGGTGCCCACCTGGTGGTCACCGGCCGGCGCGCCGATGCGCTCCAGCAACTCGAAACGTCCTTGGGTGCCCGGCCGCTGGTCGCGGATCTGAGCGACCGCGAGGCGGTCGAAGATCTCGCCGAACGGGCCGGGCCCGTCGACATCTTGATCGCCAACGCCGCCCTGCCCGCCAGCGGCCCCCTGCTCGACTACACACCACGGCAGATCGACCGGTCGCTGGAGGTGAACCTGCGCGCACCTCTCCTGCTGGCCCGGCTCCTGGCACCGCACATGGTGGCCGCCGGCCGCGGCCACCTGGTCATGATCGGCTCGATCTCGGGCCGGACCTCCTCCCCTTCCACCTCGCTCTACAGCGCCGCGAAGTTCGGTCTGCGCGGCTTCGCCCACGCCTTGCGCCAGGATCTGCACGGCACGGGGGTGGGCGTGTCGCTCGTACAACCCGGCTTCGTCCGTGATGCGGGAATGTTCGCCGACACCGGCGCCACACCGCCCGCCGGCATACGTACCGTCAGCCCCGAACAGGTCGCGGCCGGCGCCCTCAAGGCGATCGAACGCAACCGAGCCGAGGTCAATGTGGCACCCCTCGAACTACGCCTGGGCAGCGCCATCGGCGGACTCTTCCCCACCCTGGCCGCTGCCGCCCAGCGCAGGGCTTCGCCCGCTTCCCTCGTTCAGCAGATCGCCCAGGCCCAGCGCCACCAACGCTGA
- a CDS encoding dienelactone hydrolase family protein: MTSVHGGALDLPTPDGIADAYLARPDDGEPHPGVLLYMDAFGLRPSLEEMARRLAGHGYTVLVPNVFYRAGRAPVVELPDFIDPSQRPEIFAQLFPVMQTLTPDLAMRDAGAYLDWLTASPQVTDGPMGTTGYCMGGVLAVRTAAAHPDRIGAAAAFHAGRLVTDAEDSPHRLADRITAELYFGHADHDHSMPTDQIKALEQTLDTAGVRYRSELYEGADHGYTQADTAAYNAEADARHWRSMLELFGRCL, translated from the coding sequence ATGACGAGCGTGCACGGTGGCGCCCTGGACCTCCCCACTCCGGACGGCATCGCCGATGCCTATCTCGCCCGTCCCGACGACGGCGAGCCCCACCCCGGTGTCCTGCTGTACATGGACGCCTTCGGACTGCGGCCGTCGCTGGAGGAGATGGCCAGGCGCCTGGCCGGACACGGCTACACGGTGCTGGTGCCCAATGTCTTCTACCGCGCCGGACGCGCCCCGGTGGTGGAGCTGCCGGACTTCATCGATCCCTCCCAGCGGCCGGAGATCTTCGCGCAGCTTTTCCCGGTGATGCAGACCCTCACTCCGGACCTGGCGATGCGGGACGCCGGAGCCTACCTCGACTGGCTGACCGCCTCCCCGCAGGTCACTGACGGCCCGATGGGCACCACCGGTTACTGCATGGGCGGGGTCCTCGCCGTCCGCACCGCCGCGGCCCATCCCGACCGCATCGGCGCCGCGGCCGCCTTCCACGCCGGCCGCCTGGTCACCGACGCCGAGGACAGTCCGCACCGGCTCGCCGACCGCATCACGGCTGAGCTGTACTTCGGCCACGCCGACCACGATCATTCGATGCCGACCGACCAGATCAAGGCCCTGGAGCAGACTCTGGACACCGCGGGTGTGCGCTACCGCAGCGAGCTGTACGAAGGTGCCGACCACGGCTATACGCAGGCCGACACCGCCGCGTACAACGCCGAGGCGGACGCACGTCACTGGCGCAGCATGCTGGAGCTCTTCGGGCGCTGTCTCTGA
- a CDS encoding GNAT family N-acetyltransferase, which produces MTPILRTDRLILAPYRPEDEEVFVALLGDEEVCRWMGQDRVPEEQIRVIFQAILNEIYAKNLFDVWAVWSQGVYVGHAEIKKTGNVDGYEMIAALVKESRGRGVGNELVRGLLRYAADTLQLNEVYGMVGAENAASLALGKKLGFTHVRDVVAEDGTVTKMLVLPTGNNRHPDPGASPAAVPVA; this is translated from the coding sequence ATGACCCCGATCCTGCGCACCGACCGACTGATTCTTGCGCCCTACCGGCCCGAGGACGAGGAGGTCTTCGTGGCGCTGCTCGGTGACGAAGAGGTCTGCCGCTGGATGGGCCAAGACCGCGTACCCGAAGAACAGATCCGGGTCATATTCCAAGCGATTCTCAACGAGATCTATGCCAAGAACCTGTTCGATGTATGGGCTGTGTGGTCCCAGGGCGTCTACGTGGGCCACGCGGAGATCAAGAAAACCGGCAACGTCGACGGCTACGAGATGATCGCCGCACTGGTCAAGGAGAGCCGGGGCAGGGGGGTGGGCAATGAGTTGGTACGCGGTCTGCTGCGCTACGCCGCCGACACCCTGCAGCTCAACGAGGTCTACGGAATGGTGGGCGCCGAAAATGCCGCCAGTCTGGCGCTGGGCAAAAAGCTGGGGTTCACCCACGTCCGCGATGTCGTCGCGGAAGACGGCACGGTGACGAAGATGCTGGTCCTGCCCACCGGAAACAACCGGCACCCCGACCCCGGCGCAAGTCCGGCCGCAGTCCCGGTGGCCTGA
- a CDS encoding MbtH family NRPS accessory protein gives MDENARYQVLRNDEDQYSLWLADLEVPDGWHAVGKEGTQDECSAYVDEVWTDMRPRSLRERMDRAAS, from the coding sequence ATGGACGAGAACGCCCGCTACCAGGTGCTGCGCAACGACGAGGACCAGTACTCGCTGTGGCTGGCCGACCTGGAGGTCCCCGACGGCTGGCACGCCGTGGGCAAGGAGGGCACCCAGGACGAGTGCTCCGCCTACGTCGACGAGGTCTGGACCGACATGCGCCCCCGCAGCCTGCGCGAGCGCATGGACCGCGCCGCCTCCTGA